The following coding sequences are from one Musa acuminata AAA Group cultivar baxijiao chromosome BXJ1-6, Cavendish_Baxijiao_AAA, whole genome shotgun sequence window:
- the LOC103990034 gene encoding small RNA-binding protein 11, chloroplastic: MAALRRGMMQFIRSTARFKDHHIHGNSNLDNCGLLRPFQLVSARGIVSKLFVGGLSSSTTEDCLSEAFSQFGQVIEAKIIMDKVSKRSKGFGFVTFASEEEAQKALEEMDRKVLNGRVVFIEHAKVKRRFDDAGPIAIGLSKPPGCQ; this comes from the exons ATGGCGGCTCTCCGAAGAGGGATGATGCAATTCATCCGTAGCACTGCAAGGTTTAAGGATCATCATATTCATGGAAACTCTAATCTTGACAACTGTGGACTTCTCCGTCCCTTCCAACTCGTTTCCGCAAGAGGGATCGTCTCCAAGCTCTTCGTCGGAG GGCTTTCGTCCTCTACGACAGAAGACTGTTTATCTGAAGCCTTTTCACAATTTGGGCAAGTGATTGAAG CTAAAATAATTATGGACAAAGTTTCCAAGAGATCAAAGGGATTTGGGTTTGTGACATTTGCCTCAGAAGAAGAAGCCCAAAAAGCTCTTGAAGAAATGGACCGCAAG GTTCTGAATGGTCGAGTAGTATTTATTGAGCATGCTAAGGTCAAACGACGTTTCGATGATGCTGGCCCAATTGCAATTGGACTTTCTAAGCCACCTGGGTGCCAGTGA
- the LOC103990245 gene encoding aluminum-activated malate transporter 1-like — protein sequence MEFGLQSSQKIGFSPWWSNAISLVDCLSTRVVEFFRKVKKTGEDDPRRIGHSFKVGLALTMVSVFYYVTPLFDGFGVSTMWAVLTVVVVMEYTVGGTLSKGLNRAFATLLAGALGVAAHQIAVHCGEKGEPILLGLFVFALAAAATFSRFIPEIKARYDYGVTIFILTFSLVAVSSYRVDELVQLAHQRLSTIAIGVATCLCTSIFVFPIWAGEDLHKLVAGNLEKLASFLEGLSAECFAEKGGIENLEGKTFLQAYKSVLNSKPTEDSLANFARWEPCHGRFWFRHPWKQYLKIGALSRQCASSMDALAAYIITTSTKSKTNTDPDLQLRIRAACKEMATESANTLKELSTAIRTITVPSAAGRHASAAVAAIGKWRDSLSDDIALPEFLHVATTASLLADLVLRVQKIAGSVEELARLAHFKRPEPPVHDAKIKPVVDEDSPSHLSITLEK from the exons ATGGAATTCGGTCTCCAAAGCAGTCAGAAGATTGGCTTCTCGCCATGGTGGTCCAACGCTATCTCACTAGTAGACTGCCTGAGCACAAGAGTCGTCGAGTTCTTCAGGAAGGTGAAGAAGACCGGAGAAGATGACCCGCGACGGATCGGGCACTCCTTCAAGGTTGGGTTGGCTCTCACAATGGTCTCCGTCTTCTACTACGTGACGCCCCTCTTTGATGGCTTCGGGGTTTCCACCATGTGGGCGGTGCTCACCGTAGTGGTGGTGATGGAATACACAGTTG GTGGAACTCTAAGCAAGGGCCTCAACAGGGCTTTCGCAACACTACTTGCTGGTGCACTGGGAGTAGCAGCTCATCAGATAGCGGTCCACTGCGGAGAGAAAGGAGAACCGATACTTCTCGGTCTCTTCGTCTTCGCACTTG CCGCGGCGGCGACGTTCTCTCGATTCATACCGGAGATCAAAGCAAGATACGACTACGGGGTGACGATATTTATACTGACGTTTAGCCTTGTGGCGGTGTCGAGCTATCGGGTGGACGAGTTGGTGCAGCTGGCTCACCAGAGGCTCTCCACCATTGCCATTGGCGTGGCCACTTGCCTGTGCACCTCAATCTTCGTCTTCCCCATCTGGGCAGGAGAAGATCTCCACAAGCTTGTGGCTGGAAACTTGGAAAAGCTTGCGAGCTTCCTCGAAG GACTGTCGGCAGAATGCTTTGCGGAGAAAGGAGGGATTGAGAATTTGGAGGGCAAAACCTTTCTGCAGGCCTACAAGAGTGTCCTCAACTCCAAGCCCACTGAGGACTCCTTG GCAAATTTTGCGAGGTGGGAGCCGTGCCATGGTCGTTTCTGGTTTCGTCACCCGTGGAAACAGTACCTAAAGATTGGAGCTCTCAGTCGTCAGTGTGCTTCTTCCATGGACGCTCTTGCTGCCTACATCATCACCACCTCCACAAAATCCAAG ACGAACACGGATCCGGATCTCCAACTAAGGATCCGAGCTGCATGCAAGGAGATGGCCACCGAATCCGCCAACACGTTGAAGGAGCTTTCAACGGCTATCCGGACCATAACCGTGCCTTCCGCGGCCGGCCGGCACGCGTCGGCAGCCGTGGCGGCGATCGGAAAATGGAGGGACTCCCTTTCCGACGACATCGCCCTGCCCGAATTCCTCCACGTGGCGACCACCGCTTCCCTCCTCGCCGATTTGGTCCTCCGGGTCCAGAAGATCGCGGGCTCGGTTGAAGAGTTGGCTCGCCTCGCCCACTTCAAGCGACCCGAGCCGCCAGTTCACGATGCCAAGATTAAGCCGGTTGTCGACGAAGATAGCCCGTCACACCTGTCCATTACCTTAGAGAaataa
- the LOC103990032 gene encoding ADP,ATP carrier protein ER-ANT1 — translation MRWKVCDAEGEMGPAADAAMVAAAAPPSKKMAADFLMGGAAAVVAKSGAAPVERVKLLLQNQGELMRRGYLTMPYGGIRDCFARVLREEGVLAFWRGNQANVIRYFPTQAFNFAFKGYFRSLFGRSKEKDGYIKWLAGNVASGSAAGAMTSMLLYHLDYARTRLATDAIESKANSQRQFKGLLDVYRKTVASDGVAGLYRGFGVSIMGITMYRGLYFGIYDTLKPVVLVGPLEGNFLASFILGWSVTTFSGICAYPFDTLRRRMMLTSGQPAKYKSAYHAMRMIVYREGSFALFRGAAANMLSGMAGAGVLAGYDQLQRITSGHGYGLEHKLREGLK, via the exons ATGCGATGGAAAGTTTGTGACGCAGAGGGCGAGATGGGGCCTGCCGCCGACGCTGccatggtggcggcggcggcgccgcCGTCGAAGAAGATGGCTGCGGACTTCCTCATGGGCGGGGCCGCCGCGGTGGTGGCCAAGAGCGGGGCCGCGCCCGTGGAGCGGGTGAAGCTCCTGCTTCAGAACCAGGGGGAGCTTATGAGAAGGGGGTACCTGACGATGCCGTACGGAGGCATCCGGGACTGCTTCGCCAGGGTTCTCAGAGAGGAAGGGGTTCTGGCATTCTGGCGAGGCAACCAGGCCAATGTCATCCGATATTTCCCAACCCAG GCCTTTAATTTTGCATTCAAGGGCTACTTCCGGAGCCTTTTTGGTCgctcaaaagagaaagatggtTATATCAAGTGGTTAGCGGGGAATGTAGCTTCAGGTAGTGCAGCTGGAGCAATGACATCCATGTTACTGTACCATTTAGATTATGCACGAACCCGGCTAGCCACAGATGCAATTGAATCCAAGGCTAACAGTCAACGCCAGTTTAAAGGGCTACTTGATGTGTACAGGAAGACAGTAGCAAGTGATGGCGTTGCTGGCTTGTATCGAGGTTTTGGGGTTTCTATAATGGGCATCACTATGTATCGGGGCCTGTATTTTGGCATTTACGATACCTTGAAGCCTGTTGTTCTAGTTGGACCGCTAGAG GGTAACTTCTTAGCCAGTTTCATTTTGGGCTGGAGCGTGACGACATTTTCTGGCATCTGCGCATACCCTTTCGATACACTGCGCCGGAGAATGATGTTGACTTCTGGACAGCCTGCCAAGTATAAAAGTGCATACCATGCAATGAGAATGATCGTCTACAGAGAGGGTTCATTTGCTCTGTTTAGAGGGGCTGCCGCAAACATGCTTTCCGGTATGGCAGGAGCAGGAGTTCTTGCAGGATATGACCAACTCCAACGAATTACAAGTGGGCACGGTTATGGTCTCGAGCACAAGCTTAGAGAGGGTCTGAAATGA
- the LOC103990033 gene encoding uncharacterized protein LOC103990033: MGRIRTLGAILSVLFLLVASVASSRVLLDDDKVSLSAAPNPVASAKSNVSGLSQKPPPKPNNSTVPGGSTYPPQPSKIENKSPQNSISGEETKKDDGATGYPRREEDNAKSGSSGSTKEKSMSPTKLEDNYVVKETCGPQSTRCINDKLVACLQHSENDSNNLSLLVQNIGDDDFNVKIWGTPALHIDHDIGPLSRNISKKINIPVNYWNVTEIVLNAGKGDCVLHIATSVSNWNLLQQFLAYAPRLTPIYGTYFLLVTVVLVGGTWVCCRFRKRGKRDDSGIPYQQLEMGAHPQSSSAADSMIVDGWDEWDDDWDDESVTRPQKHTTPSVSSNGLTSRTPKKDGWDADWDD, from the exons ATGGGAAGGATCCGAACCTTAGGAGCGATCCTGTCGGTTCTTTTCCTTTTGGTTGCATCCGTTGCTTCGTCTCGTGTTCTACTTGATGATGATAAG GTTTCGCTATCTGCGGCCCCGAATCCTGTTGCTTCAGCGAAAAGCAATGTTTCTGGATTGAGCCAGAAGCCTCCACCAAAACCTAACAACTCAACTGTTCCTGGTGGTTCTACCTATCCACCACAACCCAGCAAGATAGAGAATAAATCTCCACAAAATTCGATCTCTGGAGAGGAAACCAAGAAAGATGATGGTGCAACAGGATATCcgagaagggaagaagacaatgCTAAATCTGGAAGCTCTGGCTCGACTAAAGAGAAAAGTATGAGCCCGACTAAACTGGAAGATAATTATGTGGTAAAGGAGACTTGCGGACCTCAATCTACTAGATGCATTAATGATAAGTTGGTCGCTTGTCTTCAACATTCTGAAAATG ATTCAAATAATTTGTCCCTTTTAGTCCAGAATATTGGGGATGATGATTTTAATGTGAAAATTTGGGGAACACCTGCTTTACATATTGATCATGATATTGGACCTCTATCCAGAAACATCTCCAAGAAG ATTAATATTCCAGTTAATTATTGGAATGTTACAGAAATTGTTCTAAATGCGGGAAAAGGGGACTGTGTTCTTCACATTGCAACATCAGTTTCTAACTGGAACCTTCTCCAGCAGTTCCTTGCTTATGCACCTCGTCTGACCCCAATTTATGGCACCTACTTTTTACTTGTTACTGTGGTTCTTGTTGGTGGAACATGGGTCTGTTGCAGATTTAggaagagaggaaagagagatgatTCTGGCATCCCATACCAGCAGCTTGAGATGGGAGCACACCCACAGTCCAGTTCTGCAGCTGACTCCATGATTGTTGATGGCTGGGATGAGTGGGATGATGATTGGGATGACGAATCAGTGACAAGGCCTCAGAAACACACTACTCCTAGTGTTTCATCGAATGGTCTTACTTCAAGGACTCCAAAGAAAGATGGTTGGGATGCAGACTGGGATGACTAG